A single Criblamydia sequanensis CRIB-18 DNA region contains:
- a CDS encoding mechanosensitive ion channel family protein — MSTLIAIKYAILVLVLVLTLFFIRGFTKNLRRRADSRPGIFLKSFSLALDKMAPISILLLCLSIFLDDLRSTYPQFFSFAPLSFTSITALILLGFFFQKFKKNALSLFFTKSRKGQTSYPITRVDTLSKLISIGFYFVLALFLLDAFGYSANTLLTIGGVGAAFIGFAIKDFAANFFGGIVIYLTQPFGVGDQIIIKQKEVKGEVQEIGWYLTLVIDEEKQPLHIPNSLFSNSIVVTPSRRSHRLIKEVLYIPHSYFGITYSLIEEINSLLKTFDKIDPNLRHEAFFSGCEPTSCKIEIMAYTEVASLQEYHSIKQHLLKATFDIIEKQGAKLSEPTLKVSFDSPINFNK, encoded by the coding sequence ATGAGCACACTAATAGCTATCAAATATGCGATTCTAGTTTTAGTTTTAGTCTTAACGTTGTTTTTCATACGAGGCTTCACTAAAAACTTAAGAAGGCGGGCCGACTCAAGGCCCGGCATTTTTCTAAAGAGCTTTAGTCTTGCACTGGATAAGATGGCGCCGATTTCCATTTTGCTATTGTGCCTCTCTATTTTTTTAGATGATTTAAGAAGCACCTACCCTCAGTTTTTTTCATTCGCCCCTTTAAGTTTTACTTCAATTACAGCCCTTATACTTCTTGGTTTCTTTTTTCAAAAATTTAAAAAAAATGCCCTTTCCCTTTTTTTTACAAAAAGCCGCAAAGGTCAAACATCCTACCCGATTACACGAGTTGACACCCTTAGCAAGCTTATCTCGATCGGATTTTATTTTGTTCTCGCATTATTTCTCTTAGATGCTTTTGGATATAGCGCCAACACCCTTTTAACCATCGGGGGAGTTGGTGCCGCCTTTATCGGATTTGCCATAAAAGACTTTGCCGCAAACTTTTTTGGAGGCATCGTCATTTATCTGACACAACCTTTTGGAGTGGGTGATCAAATTATTATAAAGCAAAAAGAGGTAAAAGGCGAAGTCCAAGAAATCGGCTGGTATTTAACCCTTGTGATAGATGAAGAAAAGCAGCCCTTGCATATCCCGAATTCCCTTTTCTCAAATAGCATTGTCGTAACGCCTTCAAGAAGAAGCCATCGTTTAATTAAAGAAGTCCTCTATATTCCTCATTCCTATTTCGGCATCACTTACTCTTTGATTGAAGAAATCAATTCTCTGCTTAAGACCTTTGATAAGATTGACCCAAATCTTCGGCATGAAGCTTTCTTTTCAGGGTGCGAGCCGACTTCTTGCAAAATTGAAATCATGGCCTATACAGAAGTAGCCTCTCTTCAAGAATACCATTCCATTAAGCAACACCTTCTAAAAGCCACTTTTGACATCATAGAGAAACAAGGCGCGAAGTTAAGCGAACCAACCTTAAAAGTTTCCTTCGATTCTCCAATTAATTTTAATAAATAA
- a CDS encoding DedA family protein gives MFNELISNLSFWLPYIPYIFFALLLLAGINIPISEDIILLTGGMIANRYMPEQTYWLYGWLFAGCLISGWEAYGIGRYFGPKLFDYRFSKHIVTPLRVESLGRLFHRFGIFTFLIGRFIPGGVRNALFMSSGLCRMPFSLFLIRDGVACLLSTSVTFSLGYIFAGNYEAIISFFKTYNNIVILTILFLIIAFVLYRFIKKKNHQISK, from the coding sequence ATGTTTAATGAACTAATTTCGAATTTGTCCTTTTGGCTGCCTTACATTCCCTACATCTTTTTTGCTCTTTTACTCTTAGCGGGTATTAATATTCCGATAAGCGAGGACATCATTTTGCTTACAGGCGGAATGATTGCTAATCGTTATATGCCTGAGCAAACTTACTGGCTCTATGGCTGGCTTTTCGCCGGATGCTTAATATCCGGATGGGAGGCTTACGGAATAGGGAGGTATTTCGGCCCTAAATTATTTGATTATAGATTTTCAAAGCATATTGTGACACCGCTTAGAGTCGAATCTTTGGGGCGGCTTTTTCATCGCTTCGGTATTTTTACATTTTTAATTGGAAGATTTATCCCGGGCGGGGTAAGAAATGCTTTGTTTATGTCCTCAGGACTTTGCAGAATGCCTTTCTCATTATTTCTTATAAGGGATGGGGTAGCTTGTCTTCTTTCAACTTCTGTTACATTTTCGCTTGGATACATTTTCGCGGGAAATTATGAAGCTATTATTTCATTTTTTAAAACGTATAATAACATTGTAATCTTAACAATTTTATTTTTGATAATAGCGTTTGTACTATATCGATTTATAAAGAAAAAAAATCATCAGATCTCTAAATAG
- a CDS encoding CDP-alcohol phosphatidyltransferase family protein produces the protein MLTIPNLISLLRLPLAILFVFSGSFFRAVVLILAAFSDFLDGFIARRYSTTSRYGTLIDPVMDKLFVIIVLATLIQESSLEPWEIASLLCRDISVFIFGIYLILTGKLESYRLRSIWSGKVTTALQFVVLFLMTLGITPSPFVFSIFILLGLAALFELYLTSRFEMRQDEIS, from the coding sequence ATGCTGACCATTCCAAATTTAATATCGCTTTTACGGCTTCCCCTCGCAATCCTATTTGTATTCAGCGGAAGTTTTTTTAGAGCTGTAGTCCTTATCCTAGCTGCTTTCTCTGATTTTCTAGACGGTTTTATCGCGAGGCGCTATTCCACTACGAGCCGCTATGGGACTTTAATTGACCCGGTCATGGATAAATTATTTGTGATCATTGTTTTAGCAACACTCATACAAGAATCCTCTCTTGAACCTTGGGAAATAGCAAGCTTGCTTTGTAGAGATATTTCGGTATTTATTTTTGGGATTTACCTTATTTTGACAGGAAAGCTTGAAAGTTATCGATTAAGATCAATTTGGTCGGGAAAAGTGACAACCGCCCTTCAATTTGTTGTCTTATTCTTGATGACTCTTGGAATTACCCCCTCTCCTTTTGTCTTTAGCATCTTTATTTTGCTTGGGCTAGCCGCTCTTTTTGAGCTCTACCTGACAAGCCGCTTTGAGATGCGTCAAGATGAAATCTCATAA
- a CDS encoding Npt1/Npt2 family nucleotide transporter has protein sequence MNQSVDREFSKLRSFIWPIYRHELRMLLPMVFILFFVCFNYSILRSLKDSIVITASGAEVIPFIKLWVMLPAAIISTLVFTKLSNRFSQEKVFYIIISVFSCGYLLFAFVLYPLRETLHPHGLADTLQGILPAGFKGLVSMLCHWTFTLFYVLCELWTTIVMSVLFWGFANEVTKIQVARRFYSVFSIFSNLAAIAAGQAANFVSLGDEFNPSIPFGSSSWEQTMMVLVLVITVTSIAIMAMFRWMNKNVLNDPSFDEFHKSKLELKKSKRKSSIKDSFSYLSNSKYLICIAVLVVAYNLTINLAEVVWKDRLRAQFKSPTEVNQFLNNLTSIMGIVSTMVSIFMAQIIARFGWTKTALITPVMMLITCGGFFTFMIFQEHLADYAVLMTGLTPLAIAVYFGAAQNCLSKAMKYSVFDATKEITFIPLSHESKLKGKAAIDGIGSRLGKSGGSLLHQGLLLVFGSLSSSAPYVAVIIMGSITGWIVAVKALGRMFAEKVSGEKTDLISEGAKEEKPPAVANA, from the coding sequence ATGAACCAATCAGTTGATAGGGAATTTAGCAAGTTGCGTTCTTTTATCTGGCCTATTTATCGCCATGAACTTCGCATGCTTCTACCTATGGTGTTCATTCTTTTTTTTGTATGTTTTAACTACAGCATTCTTAGAAGCTTAAAAGATTCGATTGTCATTACAGCTTCAGGAGCCGAGGTTATCCCCTTTATTAAACTTTGGGTCATGCTGCCGGCCGCTATCATTTCTACTCTCGTCTTCACTAAACTTAGCAATCGCTTTAGTCAAGAAAAAGTCTTTTATATCATTATTTCAGTTTTTTCTTGCGGATACCTTCTTTTCGCTTTTGTTCTCTACCCGCTAAGGGAGACTCTTCACCCTCACGGTCTTGCAGATACGCTTCAAGGAATTCTTCCTGCAGGCTTCAAAGGGCTTGTTTCCATGCTATGCCACTGGACTTTTACTTTATTTTATGTCCTTTGCGAGCTTTGGACAACAATTGTGATGTCTGTTCTCTTCTGGGGATTTGCCAATGAAGTGACTAAAATTCAGGTGGCGAGGCGTTTTTATAGTGTTTTTAGCATTTTCTCAAACCTTGCGGCCATAGCTGCGGGGCAAGCTGCAAACTTTGTATCTCTTGGGGATGAATTCAACCCTTCAATTCCATTTGGATCAAGCAGCTGGGAACAGACCATGATGGTTCTAGTTCTTGTTATCACGGTTACAAGCATCGCTATTATGGCCATGTTTCGCTGGATGAATAAAAATGTCTTAAATGACCCTTCCTTTGATGAATTTCATAAATCCAAATTAGAGTTAAAAAAGTCAAAAAGAAAATCCTCTATTAAGGACAGCTTCTCTTACCTTTCCAACTCTAAGTATCTTATTTGCATCGCTGTCTTAGTCGTAGCTTATAACCTGACAATAAACTTGGCTGAAGTGGTCTGGAAAGACAGGCTGAGAGCTCAATTTAAATCCCCGACAGAAGTAAACCAGTTTCTTAATAACTTAACTTCAATTATGGGTATTGTCTCCACAATGGTCTCTATTTTTATGGCGCAGATCATAGCCAGGTTTGGTTGGACAAAAACAGCCCTTATCACTCCCGTTATGATGCTGATCACTTGCGGCGGGTTTTTCACCTTTATGATCTTCCAAGAACATTTAGCAGACTACGCGGTGTTAATGACAGGCCTTACCCCTCTTGCAATTGCCGTCTATTTTGGAGCTGCGCAAAACTGCTTGAGTAAAGCCATGAAGTACTCAGTTTTTGATGCGACTAAAGAAATTACCTTTATTCCGCTAAGCCATGAGAGCAAGTTGAAAGGGAAGGCTGCGATCGATGGCATTGGTTCAAGGCTTGGAAAATCAGGGGGTTCATTGCTCCATCAAGGTCTTCTCCTCGTCTTTGGAAGCCTTTCTTCTAGCGCTCCTTATGTAGCCGTCATCATTATGGGCTCTATTACCGGTTGGATTGTTGCTGTGAAGGCTCTTGGCCGTATGTTTGCTGAGAAAGTAAGCGGTGAGAAAACTGATCTTATCAGTGAAGGGGCTAAAGAAGAAAAGCCTCCCGCTGTTGCAAATGCTTAA
- a CDS encoding Npt1/Npt2 family nucleotide transporter gives MKATETAQEFGKWRSFLWPIHNYELRKLIPLLAIFFLITFDYNVLRTMKDAVVVTAKSSGAEVIPFIKVWVMFPASILITFLFTRLSNKMKLEYVFYIMMSLFLAYYFIFTFIIYPAKDSLHPNQTADQLQAILPLGLKGFIAMYRNWTCTTFYVMSELWSNIILSMLFWGFANQVTRLGEAARFYGLFGVGANFSGVVAGYASVIICSQEYNPNLPFGKDAWEQSMMILVGLVILSGILAMLLFRWFNKQVLTDPLFAEPGMLGQDVKVRGKISMRASIRYLWNSSYLVYIALIVIAYNIVINFVEVLWKHEVHALFPDPKDYNLYMNHVSTIIGAIATFTALFISGNSIRKLGWSFTALLTPVILFISSIGFFGSFFLKEFSPATLIGMGFSPLALVVFFGSMQNILSRGAKYTVFDATREMAFVPLSAESKIKGKAVVDGLCSRLGKSGGSVIYQTLLILFSTITASAPIVSVFLFIVIAIWGGATYLLGKEFALLTGSGERGALKQPKEQTA, from the coding sequence ATGAAAGCTACCGAAACTGCCCAAGAATTCGGTAAATGGCGCAGTTTTTTATGGCCAATCCATAATTATGAGTTGCGTAAACTCATTCCACTACTCGCCATCTTCTTTCTAATTACTTTCGATTACAATGTTTTAAGGACAATGAAAGACGCCGTTGTAGTTACGGCCAAGTCTTCAGGGGCTGAAGTCATCCCTTTTATCAAAGTCTGGGTTATGTTCCCGGCTTCTATTTTAATCACATTCTTATTTACAAGACTCTCAAATAAAATGAAACTCGAATACGTGTTTTATATTATGATGAGTCTCTTCCTGGCTTACTATTTCATTTTTACCTTTATCATCTATCCCGCTAAAGATTCCCTCCATCCCAATCAGACGGCCGATCAACTCCAAGCAATTTTACCGCTTGGTTTAAAAGGTTTCATCGCGATGTACCGCAATTGGACTTGCACGACTTTTTATGTGATGAGCGAACTTTGGAGCAATATTATTTTATCGATGCTCTTTTGGGGATTTGCCAATCAAGTCACAAGACTTGGGGAGGCGGCAAGATTCTACGGTCTTTTTGGAGTCGGGGCAAATTTCTCGGGTGTTGTGGCAGGCTACGCTTCCGTTATTATATGCAGCCAAGAATACAACCCTAATTTGCCTTTCGGCAAGGATGCCTGGGAACAGTCAATGATGATCCTTGTAGGCTTAGTAATTCTTTCAGGGATTCTCGCGATGCTGCTCTTTCGCTGGTTTAACAAACAAGTCCTCACAGACCCGCTCTTTGCAGAACCCGGAATGCTCGGGCAAGATGTCAAGGTGCGCGGAAAAATCTCTATGAGAGCAAGCATTCGATACCTCTGGAACTCAAGTTATTTAGTCTATATTGCTTTGATTGTCATCGCCTACAATATCGTCATCAATTTTGTGGAAGTTTTATGGAAACATGAAGTTCATGCGCTTTTTCCAGATCCTAAAGACTACAATCTTTACATGAACCATGTGTCTACAATTATCGGTGCGATTGCTACATTTACAGCCCTTTTTATCTCAGGCAATTCAATTAGAAAGCTAGGGTGGTCCTTTACAGCGCTTCTAACTCCGGTTATCCTCTTTATTTCAAGCATTGGATTTTTCGGAAGTTTTTTTCTCAAAGAATTCAGCCCTGCCACTTTAATTGGAATGGGATTCTCTCCTTTGGCGCTTGTAGTTTTCTTTGGTTCCATGCAAAATATTTTAAGCCGGGGGGCAAAATACACTGTTTTTGACGCCACTCGAGAAATGGCCTTTGTTCCTTTAAGTGCGGAAAGTAAAATTAAGGGCAAAGCGGTTGTGGATGGGCTTTGTTCAAGACTTGGAAAATCAGGGGGTTCTGTGATTTATCAAACTCTCTTGATTCTTTTTTCAACCATTACTGCAAGTGCGCCGATTGTTAGCGTGTTCCTTTTTATAGTAATCGCTATCTGGGGAGGGGCAACCTACCTTTTAGGTAAAGAATTTGCTCTATTGACCGGATCCGGAGAAAGGGGAGCTTTGAAACAACCCAAAGAGCAGACCGCTTAA
- a CDS encoding phosphoglycerate kinase, whose amino-acid sequence MDGILNLEDVNVRGKKVVMRVDFNVPLDDSGNILDDTRIQETLPSIEHVLNEGGSLILLSHMGRPKGKDSKLSLKPCAKDLEKLIKRKVRFIDDCVSDEALNAAKNLKPKEVLLLENLRFHEGEEKPEKDPGFAKKLAELGDIYVNDAFGSSHRPHASIVPLAGLYKKKAAGFLLEKEVSFLEKALKNPERPYLALIGGAKVSSKLGVIKSLLSHVDGIIIGGGMAYTFLKAYGVKIGSSICEEDLLEEARRTLEEAKAKNVPIYLPEDSIIVDHLSNDAQKKVAPNSVGIPDGMMGVDIGPKTIQHFTSLISRAKTIFWNGPFGIFEIASFSLGTFEIAKAVIESAKLSIVGGGDTIAAINSFKLGSKITHMSTGGGASLEFIEKGTLPGLEALKK is encoded by the coding sequence ATGGATGGAATTTTAAACCTTGAAGATGTGAATGTTAGAGGAAAAAAAGTGGTCATGAGAGTGGATTTTAATGTTCCGCTTGATGATTCCGGAAATATTCTTGACGATACAAGGATTCAGGAGACTTTGCCTTCAATTGAGCATGTCCTTAATGAAGGAGGCTCCCTTATTTTATTAAGCCATATGGGGCGCCCGAAAGGAAAGGACTCTAAATTATCCTTAAAGCCTTGCGCCAAAGATTTGGAAAAGCTGATAAAAAGAAAGGTTCGCTTTATTGATGATTGCGTAAGCGATGAAGCCCTTAATGCAGCTAAAAATTTAAAGCCCAAAGAAGTCCTTTTGCTTGAGAATCTACGTTTTCATGAAGGTGAGGAAAAGCCGGAAAAAGATCCCGGGTTTGCAAAGAAATTGGCCGAGCTTGGCGATATTTACGTGAATGATGCTTTTGGGTCTTCCCATAGACCTCATGCTTCCATTGTTCCTTTAGCCGGGCTTTATAAAAAAAAGGCAGCCGGTTTTCTTCTGGAAAAAGAAGTCTCCTTTCTTGAAAAGGCTTTAAAAAATCCGGAGAGACCTTATCTTGCTCTAATCGGGGGTGCAAAAGTTTCAAGCAAGCTTGGCGTTATAAAATCTCTTCTCTCCCATGTGGATGGCATCATCATCGGCGGGGGTATGGCTTATACTTTTTTAAAAGCCTATGGAGTTAAAATCGGATCTTCGATTTGTGAAGAGGATCTTCTTGAGGAAGCGAGGAGAACTTTAGAAGAAGCGAAAGCAAAAAACGTACCTATTTATCTTCCCGAAGATAGCATTATTGTCGATCATCTATCAAACGATGCTCAAAAAAAAGTCGCTCCTAATTCCGTTGGGATACCGGATGGAATGATGGGGGTTGATATCGGGCCTAAAACCATTCAACATTTTACTTCATTAATTTCACGCGCAAAAACTATTTTTTGGAACGGACCTTTTGGTATTTTTGAAATTGCGTCCTTTTCACTTGGCACTTTTGAAATCGCAAAGGCGGTTATTGAATCTGCAAAACTGTCTATTGTAGGTGGTGGAGATACGATTGCCGCTATCAACTCCTTTAAATTGGGGTCTAAAATCACTCATATGTCTACAGGCGGCGGCGCATCGCTTGAATTTATAGAGAAAGGAACCTTACCCGGATTGGAGGCTTTAAAAAAATAA
- the pdxH gene encoding pyridoxamine 5'-phosphate oxidase: protein MKYEVQRKEYTKRTLDQNELGEDPLKALSSWLQEAFDLSLLEPNAAVLATANKLGRPTSRSILIKEIDDEALFFYTNLESRKASDLKENPYASLTFLWKELERQVTLEGKVFLLSREESFSYFKTRPRESQLAAWASCQGKPLSSREELLNAFEIERKRFENFLEIPLPDKWGGFRFVAETLVFWQGRENRLHDRFLFVKEKEQWKATRIAP from the coding sequence ATGAAATATGAAGTTCAAAGAAAAGAGTATACCAAAAGGACCCTGGATCAAAATGAGCTTGGAGAAGACCCTTTAAAAGCCCTTTCCTCATGGCTTCAAGAAGCCTTTGACCTTTCTTTGCTGGAGCCGAATGCGGCAGTTTTAGCCACTGCAAATAAACTTGGCAGGCCGACAAGCAGATCTATTCTAATTAAAGAAATTGATGATGAGGCCTTATTTTTCTATACCAATTTGGAAAGTCGAAAAGCTTCCGATTTGAAGGAAAACCCTTATGCTTCCCTAACATTTCTTTGGAAAGAGCTAGAGCGGCAAGTGACCCTTGAGGGAAAAGTTTTCCTTCTTTCGAGAGAAGAATCCTTTTCTTACTTTAAAACCAGGCCAAGGGAAAGCCAGCTTGCCGCTTGGGCCTCTTGCCAGGGAAAACCTCTCTCTTCTCGGGAAGAGCTTCTTAATGCTTTTGAAATAGAGAGAAAACGCTTTGAAAATTTCTTGGAAATCCCGCTTCCTGATAAATGGGGCGGCTTTAGGTTTGTGGCAGAGACGCTCGTTTTCTGGCAGGGAAGGGAAAATAGGTTGCATGATCGCTTCTTATTCGTTAAAGAAAAAGAACAATGGAAAGCCACCCGCATTGCTCCTTAA
- a CDS encoding universal stress protein, with protein sequence MVYQHILFAADLIDEDDEPVSRKALELKKMNNSAISIVHAVEIPTGYGDSYEMPVVSQWQKDLEASLMGRLESLAEKIDVDKANIHLKIGPPKNLILDVAQEIGADLIVVGSHGRHGLSLMLLGSTSTAVLHGAKCDVLAVRV encoded by the coding sequence ATGGTTTACCAACACATTCTTTTTGCTGCCGATTTAATTGATGAAGATGATGAGCCGGTATCAAGAAAAGCGTTAGAATTAAAAAAAATGAATAATAGTGCGATCAGTATTGTCCATGCGGTCGAAATTCCAACCGGTTATGGAGATTCCTATGAAATGCCGGTGGTTTCCCAATGGCAAAAAGACTTGGAGGCTTCTCTAATGGGTCGCCTTGAAAGTTTAGCTGAAAAAATTGATGTCGATAAAGCAAACATACATCTAAAGATAGGGCCTCCAAAAAACCTAATTTTGGATGTGGCTCAGGAAATAGGCGCTGACCTTATTGTGGTGGGAAGCCATGGAAGGCATGGCTTATCATTAATGCTTTTAGGATCTACATCAACCGCTGTTTTGCATGGCGCGAAGTGTGATGTCTTAGCCGTACGGGTTTAA